The Zingiber officinale cultivar Zhangliang chromosome 10A, Zo_v1.1, whole genome shotgun sequence genome contains a region encoding:
- the LOC122026479 gene encoding zinc finger BED domain-containing protein RICESLEEPER 2-like — MVVTGHWIDSCWNLQKRVLSFINIPPPRGGLQISDAIFKCMKEWGIENKVFTITVDNALSNDLAIRYMKDTIQRSRTLACEGNLFHVRCCAHILNLCVQDGLREIEGIIGNIRESVEYVNRSEARRVQFVECVQQLQLKDEKLIRDCKTRWNSTFEMLSCALKFKEAFNMFKERDPFYGCCPQEEEWDKAQKICSLLEAFWTATHIISGSEYPTSNLFLQKVQKIKSALDIFAQHEDLFLKQLASKMKEKVDKYWGDCNLLMAIAAVLDPTKKMLAVEFCFPKLYSELDASKHISKVKEIINSLYEEYAVEETNKGAPHLPESESFGSSSARRSHQNSMYNWDDFDEYCAKVETSETKRSELVDYLEKGHLKKNEIPKIYFMFRMVEDE; from the coding sequence ATGGTTGTCACTGGGCATTGGATTGATTCTTGTTGGAATTTACAAAAGAGAGTTTTAAGTTTCATTAACATTCCACCACCAAGGGGAGGTCTTCAAATTTCCGATGCCATTTTCAAGTGTATGAAAGAGTGGGGCATTGAAAACAAGGTTTTCACTATTACAGTTGATAATGCTTTAAGTAACGATTTGGCTATTCGATATATGAAAGATACCATTCAAAGGTCAAGAACATTGGCATGTGAAGGAAATTTATTTCATGTTCGCTGTTGTGCACATATATTGAACTTGTGCGTTCAAGATGGATTGAGGGAGATTGAAGGTATTATTGGTAATATAAGGGAAAGTGTAGAATATGTAAATCGTTCAGAGGCAAGACGTGTGCAATTTGTAGAGTGTGTGCAACAATTACAGTTGAAGGATGAAAAATTGATTCGTGATTGCAAAACCAGGTGGAACTCGACTTTTGAGATGTTAAGTTGTGcactcaagttcaaagaagctTTTAATATGTTCAAAGAACGTGATCCCTTTTATGGTTGCTGCCCTCAAGAAGAAGAATGGGATAAAGCTCAAAAGATTTGCTCACTGTTGGAGGCTTTTTGGACAGCCACACACATTATTTCAGGTAGCGAGTATCCTACTTCAAATTTATTTCTTCAAAAAGTTCAAAAAATAAAGTCAGCATTGGATATTTTTGCACAACATGAAGATTTGTTTCTTAAGCAATTAGCtagtaaaatgaaagaaaaagttGACAAATATTGGGGTGATTGTAATTTATTGATGGCTATAGCTGCTGTGTTAGATCCAACCAAAAAAATGCTTGCAGTTGAATTTTGTTTTCCTAAGCTTTATTCTGAATTGGATGCCTCTAAGCATATCTCAAaagttaaggagataattaattcTCTTTATGAGGAGTATGCTGTTGAAGAAACTAATAAAGGAGCACCTCATTTACCTGAGTCTGAGAGTTTTGGTTCTTCAAGTGCTAGAAGAAGTCATCAAAATTCTATGTATAATTGGGATGATTTTGATGAATATTGTGCAAAAGTTGAAACTTCAGAGACTAAGAGATCTGAATTGGTAGATTATCTTGAAAAGGGTCATCTAAAGAAGAATGAGATTCCTAAAATTTATTTCATGTTTAGAATGGTGGAGGATGAATAG